CCGATGGAACGACGGCACCTTCGTCGCTGCCGACGTGATCATCTGGGCTACTGGATTCCGGGCAGCACTGGCGCACCTGGCACCGCTGGGACTGCGTGAGCCCGGGGGCGGGATCCGGATGGACGGGACCAGGGTGGCGTCCGAGCCTCGGCTGCACCTGGTCGGTTACGGCCCGTCCGCCAGCACGGTCGGCGCCAACCGTGCCGGCCGGGCCGCGGCGCTGGAGATCAGGGACTTGCTGAGTGTGGACGCCTCGCCCGCCGCGACTTCGATACCGTCAAGTTGGATTCGCGAGCGGGTGGGGCCTCTTCGGCGACATGGCGGTATTGAAGTCGGCCAGATCCCATTGGAGACGAGCTCGGGCCGGGATCGTCCCACTCCCGACGCTAATCGTGTACATCCTGTTGGATCGAGGGTCCCTCGGGGTTAGGTGACCCGATCACCGGGAGACCGCGCGCTGGGCCAGTGCGAGCCCGCCGAGGATACCGGCTTGGTCCCCCAGGCCCGGCGGCACGATGTAGCTGTCGATGTCCGTGGTCGCCGCCGGCGCATCTATATAGCCGTTGACGATGCTCACGGCGTCCTTGCGTAACGCCGGTAGGAGACCTGGCAGTTTGGTGACGCCGCCGCCGAAGACGATCCGTTCGGGGGAGAGCAGATACATGAGCATCGTGGCTAGTTGCGCGAGATACCACGACTCCATGGCCACGGCCTGGTCGCGGAGCGGGCCGAGGTCGGCCGGGCGGCGCTGCCATCGTGCTTGGAGTGCTGGCCCGGCGGCGAGCCCTTCCAGGCAGTCGCCGTGATACGGGCAGACTCCTTCGAACGTGTCCTCCGGGTGTCGGCGCACCAGCACATGGCCCACTTCCGGATGCAGCAGGCCGTGCAAGAGCTGGCGGTTCACCAGCGCGCCGGCGCCGATCCCGGTGCCCACAGTGACATAGACGACCGGATCAAGGCCTTGGCCAGCTCCCCATCGGCTCTCCGCCAGAGCGGCGCCGTTGACGTCCGTGTCGAAGCCCACGGGCACGCCGAGGGCCTGGCGGAACGTACCGACGACGTCGGTACCGCCCCAGCCGGGCTTCGGAGTTGAGGTGATGTGTCCGAAAGTGGGGGAGTCGGTGCGCAGGTCGACGGGGCCGAAACAGGCGACCCCAAGAGCGGACACGGATTGCCCGGCCAGTTCTTCTTGCTCTCGTACGAACGCGATGGCTTGCGCCAGCGTCTCATCCGGCGTCGTAGTGGGGAAGGACGTGACGGCACGGAGGTCGTGCGGGCCGGTGCCCACCGCACATACGAACTTCGTGCCACCGGCCTCGATGCTGGCCATCAGGGGGGTCATGGGGTTACCTCGCCGGATCCTCGGGGAATGAGTTGGGTGCTGAGTTCAATGGTGCGGGCCGGGCCGTCGTCGCCGGAGATCCGCCGGAAGAGGAGGTCGGCCGCGGTGCGACCGATGGCGGCGGCGTCCTGCTTGACCACGGTGATAGCGGGGTGCAGGAGATCGGCGAGCTCGAAATCGTCGAACCCGACCAAGGCCGGTCGTTCGGTACGAGTGGCAAGCTCCCGCAGGGCAGCGACGGTGGCACGGTTGTTTCCGGTGAACAGCGCGGAGACCGGCTCCGGTCCGGCGAAGAAACGGTCGAACGACATCCGGACGAAGCCCTGCTCCGGGCGGCCCATGGCCACGAGTGACTCGTCGAACGGGAGACCGGCCGCGGCCAGCGCCTCTTGGTAGCCCCGCAACCGCTGGGCGGCGGTGAAGATCTCTGGAGTGTCCCCGAGGAAGCCGATACGGCGATGGCCTTGGCTGAGCAGGTGTGCGATTCCGGCTCGCACGCCTCCAGCATTGTCAGCGAGTACCGCGTCGGCGTCGATGTTCTGGGCAGGCCGGTCGACGAACACGACGACGACGCCGGCCTGGAGCTCCGGCTCGAGATATCGGTGGTC
This sequence is a window from Phytoactinopolyspora mesophila. Protein-coding genes within it:
- a CDS encoding ROK family protein, with product MTPLMASIEAGGTKFVCAVGTGPHDLRAVTSFPTTTPDETLAQAIAFVREQEELAGQSVSALGVACFGPVDLRTDSPTFGHITSTPKPGWGGTDVVGTFRQALGVPVGFDTDVNGAALAESRWGAGQGLDPVVYVTVGTGIGAGALVNRQLLHGLLHPEVGHVLVRRHPEDTFEGVCPYHGDCLEGLAAGPALQARWQRRPADLGPLRDQAVAMESWYLAQLATMLMYLLSPERIVFGGGVTKLPGLLPALRKDAVSIVNGYIDAPAATTDIDSYIVPPGLGDQAGILGGLALAQRAVSR
- a CDS encoding LacI family DNA-binding transcriptional regulator, producing the protein MTIERAMGVAWVPEQIRAGRRSGNRPTMNDVARTAGVGLKTVSRVVNGEPRVRPETARKVHAAITKLGFRRHEGARWLRQGSTACIGMVLEDMADPFYSMLTRAVEQVARAKGFLVFTGSSEADPAQERELAQAFCARRVDGLVIAPASQDHRYLEPELQAGVVVVFVDRPAQNIDADAVLADNAGGVRAGIAHLLSQGHRRIGFLGDTPEIFTAAQRLRGYQEALAAAGLPFDESLVAMGRPEQGFVRMSFDRFFAGPEPVSALFTGNNRATVAALRELATRTERPALVGFDDFELADLLHPAITVVKQDAAAIGRTAADLLFRRISGDDGPARTIELSTQLIPRGSGEVTP